CCACATGACGGCAAACCAAAATATCGAGTACTCGCTCAAGCAACGGAAAGTGCCGACCGCGGAGCGTAAGATCCGGGTTCAAAAGGCCTTGGCGTCCGTTGGCCTTTCAGCCTACGGCGATCGGTACCCCCGTGAACTCTCCGGTGGGCAGCAGCAACGAGTGGCCGTCGCCCGAGCCCTTGTCTTTGAACCCCGCGTGCTGTTGATGGATGAGCCCCTCGGGGCCTTGGACCGGAAGTTGCGTCAAGTCCTTCAACTCGAAATCAAGCGGTTGCATCGTGAGCTGGGCATCACCTTCATTTTCGTGACGCATGACCAGGAAGAAGCCTTGGTGATGTCGGACCGCATCGCTGTATTCAATGATGGCCTGATCGAACAGGTAGGAACGGCAGCAGAGCTGTACGAAAACCCTGCAACCCCCTTCGTGGCGGAATTCCTCGGCGAGACCAACGCGCTCAAGGGCGTCATTGAGACTGCCGGATCGGGGGTTCTGGTGCGCGACTCCGGGGCTTGGCGAACGGGATCCGTCGACGACGAGCGCCTTCCTGCCGGTCCGGCAATCCTCTTCGTCCGCCCGGAAAAGGTGCGTCTGGTAACGGAGGCCAAACCCGTCAAGGAGCACGAAGATTCTGTGTTCGGGGTGGTCCGCGAAACCGTATATATGGGCTCGCTGCAAAAGATCCTGGTTACGGATGAGGAGGGAGCCACAGTGACAGTACTCGAAGCCACGGGTG
This genomic stretch from Micrococcaceae bacterium Sec5.1 harbors:
- a CDS encoding ABC transporter ATP-binding protein, with translation MSADRQTRGAGLSLRRLAKSYGSVHALKEVSLDIAPGEFVTFLGPSGSGKSTTLNLISGFQEVTSGEILLDGTALQDVKPHKRELGIVFQNYALFPHMTANQNIEYSLKQRKVPTAERKIRVQKALASVGLSAYGDRYPRELSGGQQQRVAVARALVFEPRVLLMDEPLGALDRKLRQVLQLEIKRLHRELGITFIFVTHDQEEALVMSDRIAVFNDGLIEQVGTAAELYENPATPFVAEFLGETNALKGVIETAGSGVLVRDSGAWRTGSVDDERLPAGPAILFVRPEKVRLVTEAKPVKEHEDSVFGVVRETVYMGSLQKILVTDEEGATVTVLEATGAPLPAIGSRVGVAWDISDAHVISTDKRIQPAKNDEVVSI